A part of Lactobacillus sp. ESL0700 genomic DNA contains:
- a CDS encoding phosphomevalonate kinase: protein MITEQAPGKLYIAGEYAVLEQDCPAILVAVNQFIRVSITKSKSTTGLIHSKQYSQDSIHWVRKGAKMVIDNRDNPFEYILAAISYTERYCIEQNIKMKVYDLHVNSDLDSADGKKYGLGSSAAVTVATVKAILRFYNVPFSNELVYKLSAISHYSVQGNGSAGDIAASVYGGWLAYQTFDKAWLTNELASKTLSSIVNEAWPGLKIQLLTPPEGMRLMIGWSHKPASTSRLVDETNANRAALNGEYREFLQASRECVLKMITGFEQNNIALIKKQIRVNRSLLQHFAQINQIAIEIPRLSKLINIAEDFGGAAKTSGAGNGDCGIVIADETTDVAALESQWQENGIQPLNFHVHQVKFAQ from the coding sequence TTGATCACAGAACAAGCACCCGGAAAATTATATATTGCTGGTGAATATGCTGTTTTAGAACAAGATTGTCCTGCAATCTTAGTCGCAGTTAACCAGTTTATTCGGGTTTCAATTACTAAAAGCAAGTCAACAACGGGCCTAATCCACTCCAAGCAGTATTCACAGGACTCAATTCATTGGGTGCGTAAAGGCGCCAAAATGGTAATTGATAACCGTGACAATCCGTTTGAATATATTTTAGCCGCAATTTCTTATACAGAACGTTACTGTATTGAACAGAATATTAAAATGAAGGTTTACGACCTGCACGTTAATTCTGACTTAGATTCAGCTGATGGCAAAAAATACGGCCTGGGTTCCAGTGCGGCGGTTACCGTGGCAACAGTTAAAGCAATTTTACGCTTTTATAATGTACCTTTTAGCAATGAATTAGTTTATAAATTATCCGCAATTTCGCACTACTCCGTTCAGGGTAATGGCTCTGCCGGTGATATTGCCGCGAGTGTTTACGGTGGTTGGCTGGCCTACCAAACCTTTGATAAGGCATGGTTGACTAACGAACTGGCTAGCAAGACTTTATCAAGCATTGTAAATGAAGCATGGCCAGGGTTGAAGATTCAATTGTTGACGCCGCCGGAAGGGATGCGTCTAATGATTGGCTGGAGCCACAAACCAGCATCAACTTCACGACTAGTTGATGAAACTAATGCGAATCGTGCTGCCTTAAATGGTGAATATCGTGAATTTTTGCAAGCATCACGCGAATGTGTATTAAAGATGATTACTGGTTTTGAACAAAATAATATTGCCTTAATTAAAAAGCAAATCCGCGTTAATCGTAGCCTGCTGCAGCATTTTGCTCAAATTAATCAAATTGCAATTGAAATTCCGCGGCTTTCCAAGTTAATTAACATTGCCGAAGATTTCGGCGGTGCCGCTAAGACTTCTGGTGCTGGCAACGGCGACTGCGGCATTGTAATTGCAGATGAAACAACTGATGTGGCTGCATTAGAAAGTCAGTGGCAGGAAAATGGCATTCAGCCCC